The following is a genomic window from Euwallacea similis isolate ESF13 chromosome 4, ESF131.1, whole genome shotgun sequence.
cATTGAAAATGCTATTCACTCATATTTGTGATGATTTCTCGTCAATTTTTCGaagatttcttaaaaacacTCCTTACGCGGTTCAACTATGTGTACTTACGAAATAACCTTTGTAGAAATGAGTCATGATGATATGACATCAACTTGAACGAAGATGTCACGCAGTGGGTGAAAATGTCTATTTACTagagtaaaaaatgttttaccaGAATATTGCCATTTTACGTTAAATATAACATTCTTCCATATAGAGAAAACGCACTAATAGGAACACTTTTAAAGCCTCTGccaaaaaatcgtttttggaTTTTCGTCTCAACGCATTATACTCGTGCTTTTTTGGGATTATAATCCTTCAAAACTGTGTTTTGCCATAACGCGAGGGGTGAAAAAGTGAAACAGAAATGTAGATGCTTTTTATGTGCCCCAATTAATGATGTCTATGAGACAACCTTCTCCGTTATTCCTATTTAATAGAAGGGCAACCactaagaatttaattaaagggTAGACATTTTTCCAACGATTGTTCCACTATTTCCATGCCTGAAATTGCACGGTATTTACATTGAAACGGCTAAttctcattaataatttaggaCCTTTTTACCACGCCAGTTATCCTTGGTTGCTCATTTGTGGATTATTTATTGAACTTCACGAGGAGAAAAAAGTATGCCTCCATTGaaagatattcattttattgttttatacaAGAGTTCATACCTTCTTTTCGATAATTTGTGGGGAGAAAAACTGTACTAAAgctattataatattattatttaacaaaaattctgaaactaTAGAGAAACATATAATCAAGAACCTTATACGGTAGAATGAACATATGTGGACCAATTGAAATGTCCCCTTCAAAGTCGATATATTTTAGTACTTTTACTTTCGTAAAGTTTTAACAAAGTTTTGAGCATGTTTATGACGATTTTTCCACATAGGTTTATAGTTTTAGCGCACGTGTCTGGGTTAATTTAAGGTTtaacaattgattttttacattttattttctattgagACTGAAGTCATATTGTGTTTTTCAGTTGATATCATTCTTCTAGACTCGATATCGGATTGAAATCGACGAAAACAAGTGACAAGCGagaaattcattttgaaaaatttcaaatctagCTTTGCTGACAATATGGCGAAGGAAAATCTATTGTTACTTTTTGTTATTCTTGTAATGAAtgtaaattgcaataaataacgtaatattttttacgttgTAACTGTAATTCTTAACGCCACAAACCTCTGGCATTATTATTATCTCACGTAGGCATAGACGCATGTTCCTTAACTCTAAATATGTTGTTGTCTCCGAGGTTCCTACGTCTAtgaaattccaaacttaactCGAATTTACGAACATGCAATAAATGcaataaaacaatacaaaCTCCGCCgctgaaaaatattgttatcgACGAAAAACCAATAGATGAGCAGCGAATCCCCACCAAAACCCCCAGCTCCATCAATTTGGCGAAACTGGGGATATGTTTAGTGAGTCTCAACTTCTCCATTCTTGACGTTCTTCATTACCTTCACACTTCACAACGTAATTCTTATAGtacagaaaaattataaataaggcCAATAACAGATTTGAAGCAGAAAAATGAGGTTTGCCGCGAAACTTGTTGTTGGCTCCGTATGTGCGTTTGTGCTCATTATCTTGGTGGGATTCTTAATGTTCCCCAACGTGATTAAAGCCAAAATCAAAGGGGTGAGTTAAAAGAGCGTTATTTCCTAAATTATATACGACAGAAACATTACATAAGAACCATTGGCGTATAATTACAATCCTCTattattaaatctaaattgCAGGATGTTGTGTTCTTTGACCATCAAATGGCCAATGCTTGCTTTATAATCACTGAAATTAATCAATATACTTAATAAGTCTCTTTGTAATGTGTTAGATGGTCAATTTGAAGCCTGATCAAGAAATCAGGGAGATGTTCCTTAAGGTACCATTTCCTCTAAACTTCAAAGTCTACATCTTTTCGGTTGAAAACCCGGAAGAAATTCATAGGGGCTCAGTTCCAGAACTCAAAGAAATTGGCCCATTTTGTTACCAGTAAGATTGAATGTTATTAGTGCCAATAAGTTTATGTCGCATGGCAATTTTCAGGGAATGGAAGACTAAAATAAACGTGAACGACATAGAAGGAGATGATACCATGAGCTACAATCCAGTCGACACGTTTATATCCTTCTTCGAATCTGGATGTGTGGATTTCGACACGGAAGTAACAGTCCCTCATCCAATGATTTTGGTATGGGGAAGTAAATTTCATGATTATTGCCAACCCTATAATCAATTCTAAAGGGAATGGTCAATACGGTAGTTCGTCAAAAACCAGGAGCCTTGACCCTTATTGGAAAGGCCATCAACTCGATTTGGTCCAATCCAACCACCATCTTTACAACGGTGAAAGCCAAAGATCTTCTTTTTGATGGTGTTGTGATTCACTGCGGGGTTAAAGATTTTGCAGGCAGTGCCATTTGTGCTCAACTGAGGCAGGAGGAGTCTTTGACGAAACTCAATGAGAATGATTTGGCTTTCTCCTTCATGGGTTCTGTGGGTAACACTATCTACATTGAGGGTAAATACTTAAAGAAGTTTTATGCAGAAAAACGCAACTCCTGGCAAGAAAATTAGGGCCTACAGAGGCGTCGGCGACTTCCACAACGTGGGCAAGATTGTGACTTATGATGGGAAGTATCGTTTGGAGGTGTGGAATGACTCCAGGTGCGATGCGATTAAAGGCACTGATGGCACAATCTTTCCCCCCATGCTGAAGAAAGAAGACGGCCTCGTTTCGTTTGCGCCAGATTTGTGCAGGTGCCCTTCAAAAGAACCTTTTTCTCACATGAATCAATACTTTAATTACGCAGGGCATTAGTGGCTAAATACCAGAAGCGCACCAAATACGATGGAATACCTGTCAGTCAATATTCGGCTACTTTGGGTGATCCTTTGAGGAACCCCGaggaaaaatgcttttgtACTACACCTCAAACTTGTCTaaaaaaaggtaggaatttattATGAATCATTAAACGGTTTGAAGCGAAATGATAGGccaattttaaagatttaatgCGTCGAattcaaagtttcaataaGCGACAGATTTGATTCGAAAGAGatcaatttttatagaaacaTTTCGTAACACGATCAAGTAAGTATTTCTAATATTGTCTGTTGAAATTCATATTTGCCACCACAATTCGTTTTCACCTATGACtcgaaaacaatattaaaaactgaatagcattattcttttttatccACCGTCATAAATGGAGACAGAAGACATAACTTTCATGTTAACTGCGTCCAGAATCCACTTTGTTACTTAGGGTGACAAGATGGATGTAACAGCTTTTGTCTTTGTCTACactcgtataataaacaaagatTACTATAACATATTGGGTTTGAGGACTTTGGCGCAGTGGTGATAAATGAGAGTTTTAACagtaaaaacaacaatttttagttaaacTTACGAATTTGCATTCGAATGCGCATTTATGTTGACAAGAATACTAATATTAGGTgcttataaattgaaaattgagacAGTTATTAATTATCAAATGCTAATTTTGAAGTTTCCACTTTCAGTATTTATAAGTCGAATTCTATATTTTTGGCATTAGAATTCTCCCTTCATGACgttcattttcacttttaaggCCTAATTGATTTGTACAAATGCGTGCAAGTACCAATCTACGCTTCACAGCCTCATTTTTATGACACGGATCAGAGTTATTTGAAGGGAGTCAAAGGGCTAGCTCCCGAAACTGAAAAGCACGCCATTAAAATCCTGTTTGAACCTGTAAGAATCCGGCTACATACATGAAagaaattacttattaatgtcttttttttcAGCTAACGGGCAGCCCCGTGTCTGCTCGAAAGCGTTTGCAATTCAATATGCCCTTAGAACCTGTAGCGAAATTGGAGCTGTTCCGGAACTTTACCCCCACAGTATTGCCCCTATTTTGGGTGGAAGAAGTTAGTATAAGTGATAGTTTGTGAATTCAGGTGCAtaaagggggggggggggatttTAGGGTATTGACTTGAACAACACCTATACGAAACCGTTGAAAAGCTTGTTTCTGATGAAGAAAATCGTCAGCGTGATGaagtatttaattttggtTGCATCTATGGCAGGTATGAATCATTTTATATCGAAAGTAGGTCAAAACCACCTAAAATATTAAcccttattttattattaatgtgctcGTCAATAATCACTATCTTCATTGCAATAAAATCCTATTAATGCTATTTTCTGTaatgtattatatatttttatatatttgcaCGATTCTTTAACAGGTTTTGGTATTGGAGCTTACCTGTTCTTCAACTCAGAAGAGGCCACGGTACAAGTGACTTCAGTGCACAAAGTGCAGCCGGAAGAAAATGGTAACAAGAGCCCTATAAGTACTGTGTTCGATAATGGACAGGTAAATGGGGTGGGTAATAATAAGGGCAATGCGGAAAGGTACTGAAAGATGGGATATTAGATTTGAGTGTgccaataaaacaatatttgatttGAGCTGGTGAGACACCGTCTagaataatatataattatgaGAAATGTTCACGTATATATGGACTATAAGCACGAAAATAGTTAATACTGGCCTGACGTGTCAAATTAGGCTCTTCATGTGCCTATACTGAGCAAAGTGCAATTAATAGCTTATTGCAGTAACGTGTGATATAACTATTTGTTCCATAATGAATACTGTATAATGTGCCTTTTATTGATTAATATACTATAGAATATATCAGAGTGTTTTTATAGCTCcttcaataataaacaattatgttttatttatatttgctGTTTTTATATGccaaaattcaaatcaaatgtGTTTCCCGCTGTTAATACAAATTGTCCTATTGGCCAgggtaaattcaaatttgaatgcGTCGTAGATTTTATTGGTGCGTATTTCGCCTCCATTGGGATACGCTCGACAGCAAACAACGAAAGTCATTGTCATGCTTTTATGGTGTTATTTCACTAGAGTGCCATACAATAGAAAGAGACatgaatagaaaaattttgcattttttgtctCCATCTTATGGAGGGGAGATTTAAAATGGCGCGCCGTTAGGACCCCGCTTTGTCGTGTTTTAATAAAGCAGAATCTTTATGAACTTTTTGAGTTCCCCAATTGATTCCCAGCTCCCCGTTTGCGAAACTGCCCGTTCCCTTTACGAAAAGCGTATTTCATGCTATTCAAACGTTCCTCCCGAAAGAGAAAAGCGATGCCGGTGCCTAAAGTGAGTCCACCTACGGCACACTCCGAAGAAGTGGGCATGAGGATTCATTTCCCGCTTAGTGTTTGCAAAGCCGGACGTCATTCATTGCCAGGAGCTGCATAATAGCCTGTTCAGTCTGCATTGAGCCACGAGCACTCCCAATGTTCCCCTTAGAAGCCAAGGATGTCTTCAGGTGACACAATATATCGTATTAATTCTAGACATGGTTCAGGTCGGCTGACGCGTGATTGAGAGTCCCTACCTGGCCAAGTTATCGACCGTTTCGTTTCCGTCATCTTCAATGTGACCAAGGTCCCAACTTAGGATGACCCTTTTTGTGTCTGCCAGTTTCTGAAAATTGTCTCAACGTTCTTGGACGTAGACAGCTCGTAGGATTGCTCCACTGTCGGAGTAATAGACCGTTGCATGATGTCCCAAGGGAAAGAGTTCGCCCCTTTGTCGGCCAGCCCTGTACACCCCGACTCCCGATGGCCATGTAGAGGGTGTTTCCGAATAAGTGTGAAAGATTTTAAAAGGTGATTGcagaagaatttttgaaaaaaagttcatatgaacataggTCCAAACatgcttcgtttccaagatacggagtattcaattt
Proteins encoded in this region:
- the LOC136408462 gene encoding sensory neuron membrane protein 1-like, with the translated sequence MRFAAKLVVGSVCAFVLIILVGFLMFPNVIKAKIKGMVNLKPDQEIREMFLKVPFPLNFKVYIFSVENPEEIHRGSVPELKEIGPFCYQEWKTKINVNDIEGDDTMSYNPVDTFISFFESGCVDFDTEVTVPHPMILGMVNTVVRQKPGALTLIGKAINSIWSNPTTIFTTVKAKDLLFDGVVIHCGVKDFAGSAICAQLRQEESLTKLNENDLAFSFMGSKNATPGKKIRAYRGVGDFHNVGKIVTYDGKYRLEVWNDSRCDAIKGTDGTIFPPMLKKEDGLVSFAPDLCRALVAKYQKRTKYDGIPVSQYSATLGDPLRNPEEKCFCTTPQTCLKKGLIDLYKCVQVPIYASQPHFYDTDQSYLKGVKGLAPETEKHAIKILFEPLTGSPVSARKRLQFNMPLEPVAKLELFRNFTPTVLPLFWVEEGIDLNNTYTKPLKSLFLMKKIVSVMKYLILVASMAGFGIGAYLFFNSEEATVQVTSVHKVQPEENGNKSPISTVFDNGQVNGVGNNKGNAERY